The genomic DNA GGCAGCAACTTTATTGGGACAATCAACTGGTATCGCAAAAGTCTGCGAGTGCTTCCGACCAAGCCTTTCATATCCATTCATTTGAACTGACAACGCACACATCCGTCCCGACTGAAACCAATACTAACGATGACGAAACCGTTAAGCCAAGTATTGGTTCACTTCCAGTACGATTAGAAATCGATGTTAACTGGCAGCCATTCCAGCTTGATTACTGCTTATTAATTGATGATGAAACCATCACCCAAGGGCAAAGAACCGTTGAAGAGATTGAACGTCAAACCCCTGAAGTCGCCGCGGTAAAAACTCAAAAAATCAGTGTTGTTGGACTTGCATCATTAGGTTTTAAACTGTTAAAAAGTGCCAAAGTGGTTAAAGTCCTTTTTGCTGGAGCTAGTGTTGCAGCCTATTCTTGGCTATTTTCATTTCAATTTGCCTTAGCACTCATCGGTTGCTTAATGTTCCATGAATACGGTCATATTCGAGCAATGAAGCATTTCGGTATGAAAACAAAAGGTATCTATTTAATCCCTTTTGTTGGTGGCTTAGCGTTAAGTGATGAGCGGATCAACACCCGTTGGCAAGACGTGTATATTTCAATTATGGGCCCCACTTTTGGGCTGATTTTATCAATTATTTGTGTCGGACTTTATTGGATAACAGGTAACATATTCTTTGCTGGGTTAGCGGCATTCAATGCCCTGCTAAATCTATTTAATTTACTGCCCATTTTACCGCTTGATGGCGGCCATATTCTGAAAAGTATTAGCTTCTCCATGAACAGCTTAATTGGCCTGGTCGCCTGTGCCGCGGGTGCCGCTATAGGGGTCTTTATCAGCTATAGCTTAGGCTTAGCGCTTCTCGGCTTTTTGCTGCTTATTGGCAGTATCGAAATCATTGTCGAATGGCGTGGACGCCACCAAAGCCATTTATTACCCTTAGATCGTTACGGACAAATTTTCTCTACCGTATGGTATTTGCTCACAGTGGCAAGCTTAGTAGGTATTATTTGGTACTTTGCCGCTTCAGGCGACGAGATGTTGGCCATTCCACTGCAGATTTTAGGCAGCTAATTAACCGCCCATATAATGAGTTCCTATTACAACGTTTCTATTTCAGAGAACTCAAAACGGATAATAATAATGCCTGCAATATGCAGGCATTATTATAGCTGTTTTACAAAGCAACACCGAGAGGATTTAGTATCAAAACGGGGGGTTGATAACATCACATTAGTGGGTTATCGAAAACACCTTGGTCATCACCTTATACAGTTCAGTCCCTTGGTGAACTGACGCTGAAGCAAAGTGTAAAATTGGCACGCAATCCATGGGTAAACTAATGGCTTGATAAGCCTGTTCAGTGCCATAAAGATCAATGCGTAAAATATTCACCAATGGTTGCCCTGCTGCTAACGGCTCACCCAGTACCGCGCGATATTCGATTAAACCAGCTTTAGGTGCATGAAACTTTTTGTAGTCACATAAGTAACAACCAAATCGAGGCATATCTGCTGGAGTGACTTTTTCAGCAATCACACCACGATAACTTAAATAAGCCAATATGCCTTTGGCATCTTCTAACGCGTCGGCTAAATCAATTCGTTCTTGACTGGCGAGCTCTAAGGTAAATGCAGACACGGGTACCGAAAACTCACGACCTTGGCTCGCGGCATATTCGGTTAACTGCCACCATGGACAAAACGTGGCTTCATCCATCGCTCCGCCAAAACTATTAGGCATAATCAGCGTGTATGGGATCGAAAAAAATCTCGCCGCATCCGCATCATACTCAGGGCAATACAAATGCTTGCACGACTTAGGCCCAGTATGTAAATCAAGCACTATATCTGCTTGATGTGCCATGGTTTGTAAACTCACAGCCAACCGATGACCGGTAGAGAGCCCAAAAGGGAGCTCCAATCGAGCCTGACAAGCTCCAACCAACATTGAACGATAAGCCTGAAACAGTTCATTATCGTTTAAATGTTGATGCTCGGTATACCAAGCTTGCACCTTGATGTTGTGATCAAAATACTCTCGGTTCCAATTCACCCCAGTTATCGGATCAAACCGTCCTAAGGTAAACTCACCACTCTTTTGATTAATCCCTAATGGATTGGCCAATGGCGCAAGCGTAATATCACCTAGTACTTGATAACCTTCTAACAAGGTCATCAGTTGATAAATCACTGCATTTCCCTGCACTTCGGCACCATGAACATTGGCCTGAATATAAACGCTGGGCGAAAACAACTCACTGCCAGAGAATGTATATAACGGCACGGTCAATGCTTGCCCCGTCGCCAGTTCTCCGACCTGCACTGACGATTGTATTGCTTTAGTCATATGATGATACCAATCTCATTAAATATCTGGTCAGTTCAGAGTCTCTCAGGTTTTTCAATTCAAGGCGCATTGATGTAGAAATGGTTGTTCCCTTTTAAATCGATGCAACACAGAAGTGGAATACCTGAGAGACTCCATTCTGGCGGGTTTCAAAGTACTTTATGCTTCGTTAGATATTTTCAAAATACGACGGCATGGATGCTGGAGGTAGAGTAACGCAGGAGCTTGTTACCGAGAATAACTATTCGCTTCAATCATCTGCCTTGCCTACAGCACTTTGAACTCCCGCTGAAAGATCGCATATTTAATAGGATTGGTATTACTCAAACAGATTTTGATGCAAGGCATTAACCACTTGCGCCGCTTCCGACTCTGCCACTAGGACACATAAATTATGTGGGCTGGCGCCTTGGCAAATCATCCTTACATTATGGTTTTCCAGCACCTTAAATACGCGACTACAAACACCCGCAGTCGATGCAATACGATTACCTATAATGGCGATTAAGGCTAAGTTCTCTTCGACGCGAACACCACAATGCTGCGATAACTCTTGCAATAATGACTCACTTAACAAGCCGTGTCCGCTCGAATCAGAACCGGTTTTATCTAAGGTCAATGCCACGTTAACTTCAGAGGTGGTAATGAGATCCACCGAAATTTTATGTCGAGCTAAAGTCGCAAACGTTTCTGCTAAAAAACCCTGAGCATGTAACATTTGTAAGCTATGCAAGTTAAGTAATGTTTGATCGCGGCGCAATGCCACAGCTCTAAATACTGGGGTATCGTCTACTTGATGGCGGATCCAAGTTCCGCCCATTTCAGGGGCTTTACTTGATCCCACAAACACCTGAATTTTTTGTCTCACAGCCGGTAAAATGGTGGCGGGATGCAATACTTTAGCGCCAAAGGTGGCCATCTCAGCCGCCTCATTAAAGCTAATTTCGGCAATGGGACGCGCATTAGGGGCAAGCCGTGGATCAGTGGTATAAATACCGGCGACATCGGTCCAAATTTCAACCGCTGTGGCACGGAGCGCTTCAGCCAGTAATGCCGCCGAATAATCACTGCCACCACGGCCTAATGTTGTGGTTCGGCCACTGTCATCAGCTCCAATAAATCCTTGGGTGACAATGATATAACGAGCAAGTAAGGGTTTTAAAAAATCACCAGCAAGCGTTGAAATGACTTCAATCTGTGGTTCTGCACGGCCAAAATAGCTGTCGGTACGCAGCACCTGACGCACATCGAAATGATTTGAAGCGGTGCCTTTTTCCCGAATAACCGCTGAAAATAAAATCGATGAACATTGCTCACCCGTTGACAGCAATTCGTCCATAATCGCTTTGCTGCGATCAAGTTCTAACGATTCACTTAATACTGACATTCGGCTCAGAATTTTATCAATACTGGCCGCCACGTCTTGTGGACGGCCTAATTCATCGAGAATCGCATATTGAATTTGAGCAATTTGCTTAAGGAGTACTAGTCGTCGTTCATCGTTGACATTAGCTTGAGTCAGCTCAACTAATAAATTGGTGACACCACTGGAGGCACTCACCACCACGAGACGAGTGGCTTGGTTAGCCAAGACAATATTGGCACAACGACTCATAGAGGCGTAATCAGCAACCGACGTACCGCCAAATTTGGCTACGACTAATTCTGATGTGGCTATTTCAGGCACCACGGTTTCAAGAACAACAGTTTCAGAGATAATGCTCATACTGATGCCTCCGCAGTTTGCCAAAGACTAGAAAATAAGACGTGATTTACTAACATGATATACGCTCCGAACACACTACGTTCGAAGAGCCTGGTGCTAAGATAACGCACCCTTATAGAAGGGAAACAGCAATCATCACCAGAAGCTCTCCACCAAAAAAAGGTGACAATCGTTAGGATTCAGCCTAAACGACCGATATCAATGTTCGCCAAACAAACTGATACCTCGGCGCTAATCTCCATCATAAGTTGTCATCGGACTGGCATCCTCTCACTTACTACCTAGTTAACGCTCCTCTTCTGTTTCTCCCGAAGGAGAGCTGTTGAAAATAGCAACAAATGCCCTAACAAGTCAATCAACAAACCCAGTAAAAAAACACTGTTTTGATAAAAATATCTTTGTTGTTAGATAATCTGTCGTAGCGATAGCGGATCTGTCATTGTTCTATATTAGAAAAAAGCCAATATATACGCAAAAAAAACCAAATAACGCAATTAATCGAGACAATATATATTTTATTGTCTCGATTAATGACTCAAAACATTCAGTAGCGATTAAGCGCTCTAAATTAACCCAGCGCTCATCCAGTATAGAAACTAATCTCTGGCAGTTCATTAACCAGCCGTAATCGCTGATTAAATGCGCCCATTTCAACGTCAGGTTTGATGGTATCAAGACACGCAACCAGAGATATCAAACCTTGATTAACGTAATAAATTGCATGTTGATTAAACTCTCTTCCTAGCTCAACAGCCTGTTCTTTATCAATAAAAACTGCCCAGCTTTTTTCCATATGTGACCAATCAGCGGCCGCACCGATTAAGGCACGATAGGGCCGATTATACTGTTGGATTTTAGATTGAAGCTGATGATCAAGTAAACGATTTTGACTCGGTGAGAGGCTAGTCCCCCGGGGGTTATGAGCGGTAACTATAGCAAATGGGAAATCATTAGAAAGGCGTTGGGTGAACAAAAAATGAGTCGTTTGATATTCATACCACAATGTATCGATAACATTTTCCATAATATTTTTTCGTTAATTAAGCCAAAATGAGTCTAACAATTAGGTTAGATATCGAAAAGATTTGCGATCTAATCACCAGTTTAATACTTAAAAATCATTTATTATTATCAACTTAGTAATATTAATCTTTTATATACTTGACTGTTATATTAATTTTTTAACATTTAATTTGTTAACAAATGCCTAAAACGAGTACAATAGCATCACGCACTATTAAATCATTGTAGCAAAGTTGGCTACATACACCTGAAAATCTCAGCATATATTGTTGTGAGCGTGAAGATTTATTGATGTAAAGTTTACAGTCGTACTAAATTTGTTCTACATTTGATAACACATTAATACGATTAAATAAGTTTGCGACAGGAAGGAACTATCTTTCTAAATGGCATTCATAGTAAGTAAGCCTAGGTGCAACAAATTTTACACCACTTTTTACACCATCATGCATAAGTGTAAACGCGTACCTTAGCGTAATGGCAATTAGTTAACGCAAGCAGACTCAGTAACCCGCATTAAGCGTTACGTCATCGAGTTTATAGAGAGTGTTTAATTCAGGGTAGACATAGATAAACACCCAAAAATATCGGAATAATAGCGCATATGTTAACGCGCTATTGCAATCTATTAGCACACCGTGGCTAGAATCGAATTTTATAAAATCAGGTATATATTATGCAAAATCCGCACATTTTAATTGTTGAAGATGAAGCAGTAACTCGTAATACATTGCGCAGTATTTTTGAAGCTGAAGGCTATGTTGTCACCGAAGCCAATGACGGCGCAGAAATGCATAGAGCCATGCAAGAAAACAAGATAAACCTTGTTGTTATGGACATTAACTTACCAGGTAAAAACGGCTTATTATTAGCACGTGAACTACGTGAAATTAATAACATCGGTCTTATTTTCTTGACCGGTCGAGATAATGAAGTTGATAAAATTTTAGGGCTTGAAATTGGTGCCGATGACTATATCACTAAACCATTCAACCCTCGCGAATTAACGATCCGTGCCCGTAACCTGTTAACTCGCGTTAATAATGCGGCGGCAGAGACCGAAGAAAAAGGTTCTGTTGAGTTTTACCGCTTTAACGGCTGGAGCCTAGAAATTAATAGCCGCTCTTTGGTTACTCCACAAGGTGAATCTTACAAGTTACCACGCAGCGAATTTCGTGCGATGCTTCATTTTGTTGAAAATCCAGGCAAGATTTTAACTCGTGCTGATTTACTGCTAAAAATGACCGGCCGTGAGTTAAAACCCCACGACCGCACTGTTGATGTAACGATCCGTCGTATCCGTAAGCACTTTGAAAGCTTACCTGACACGCCAGAAATCATCGCGACTATTCACGGTGAAGGCTATCGTTTTTGTGGCGACTTAGAAGCTTAATCCGCTTAAGTTAACCGTTTAAGTTAACCGTTTAAGTTAACCGCAATAAAAAACCAGGTGGGTCTCACCTGGTTTTTTTATGTCTGCTTTTTAACTAATCATTTAAAAAGATATCGCTTATTTCAACTGTTGATCTAAAAATGCCGCTAATGATTTATACAAATAATTACGGACTTTCTCACCGCGCATTGAATGCTTAGACCCCGGGTAATCCATCATCTGGAACAATTTACCTTCATCTTGTAATGCCTTATACACTCGAGTGCTGTTTTCAAACAGTACATTGTCATCAGCCATGCCGTGATACATCAATAAGCCCGACTGATAATCTTTGACGTAAGGTAAAATACTGCTGGCGTCGTAACCTTGTTTATTGGTTTCTGGGTTGCCCATATAACGTTCAGTGTAATGGGTATCGTACAAACGCCAATCGGTTACTGGCGCCCCTGCTATAGCGGCTTTAAAATAACCTGGCGCCTTAAACTGACTCATTAACGCCATGTAGCCGCCATAACTGTGGCCATAAATGGCAATGTTATCACCATCAACGAAAGGTAAACTGCGTAAATAATCTACCCCGACCTTTTGGTCACTCACTTCCGCATCACCCATATTTTGATAAATTACATGCTCAAATTGAGTACCTCGATGAGCCGAACCCCGATTATCTAACTGGAATACAACATAACCTTGCTGCAGTAAATACTGAGTAAAATAATCCGCTTCGCTCCAGCTATTGACCACTAACTGCGCATGCGGCCCACCGTATACCCTAACCACAACCGGATACTGTTTAGCTGCATCAAAAGGAACCGGTTTAAATAATCGATACTGCAGTGCTTGGTTATCTTCAGCGGTTACTTGACCAAACTCAGGCATTTGCCATAAACCCGCATAATCATTCAGAGGATGGTTGTTATCAATTTCATTTTGCTCAACCCAAGCTAAATGCTTGCCAGTATCATTGTGTAAACTTATTTGTGGCGGTTGCTGTAAGCTACTAAAGTAATCTAAATAAACCGGCTTTTTATCCGCAAATACTGCCTCATGCATACCTGATGCTTGGCTAATTCGCTCAATGGAGTCCATACCTTGTTTCAAGTTAACCCGATACAAATGACGCTCGACCACGCTGTTTTTACGACCGCTAAAATATACCCAGCCCGTGGCTTCATCGACAAATTCAAGCGCATCGACCGTCCAATCACCTTGGGTTAACTGTTTAAGTTGCTTACCTTGTAAGTCAAATAAGTACAGGTGATGAAAACCATCACGTTCAGAGCCCCAAATAAAGGCCGATTGTTGCTTGAGAAAGTGCAAGTCATTGTTTAGGTTAACCCAAGCGTTACTGTGTTCTTCGATCACCGTTGTTACTTGTTTCGGTTTGGTTATCGAAACTATGCGTAAGTCCAATGTTTGTTGATCGCGGCTTTGCCATTGAAATGACACCCGTTGACTGTCTGGCAACCAATCAACACGAGGTAAATACATGTCTTTTTGTTTGCCTAAATCAATCCAGTTTATGCTTCGATCTTTTAAGCTAACCACTCCCAACTCAATCTCAACGTTAGCTTTGCCAGCATAAGGGTAACGCTGCTCGGTTAATTTAATACCGTCGGCATAAATTTCATTACGGGTCACTAACTCAACACCCGTTTCATCGATTCGAGTAAAGGCAATAGCAGACTCATCGGGCGCCCACCAATATCCTGTCATGCGATCCATTTCTTCTTGGGCGACAAACTCTGCCATGGCATTTTTAATCGGCCCTTTACCATCGGTCGTTAACGCACTGACTTTGTGTGTGTCCAAGGCTAATATAAATAAATTTTGATCGCGTACAAACGACACAAAGTGGCCTTTAGGTGACAAACGCGCATCGGTGGCAAAGCCTGCTCCAATCGCTAATTCAACCACGTTATTCGTTGGAACATCAAATAAGTACAATTTACCCGCAGCCGGAATTAAAATATGTTGGCTGTCTTCAGACCAAAAATACTCCATGATCCCTTGGCCATAAATACGTTGGCGCTCACGGCGAGCTTTCTCTTCATCAGACAATTCCCCTGCGTCTAATTGTTCCGCATTAATCAACACGCTGCGCTTACCTGTCGCGATATCCATTTGCCATAAATCATAGAAATGCTGGTTATCAGCTCGACTCGATAAATAAGTCACCCGCTTACCATTAGGTGACAAGGCTAATCCACGAGGACTTGAACCTGCTAATGCCGGTGACGCATTAATACGCTCAATGGTCAGTGGCATATTATTACCTGGTATAGCAGTCAATGTCGCGGTGGTAGATGAGTTCATAATGCTGCCTTTAACGTTTGCTGTTACTGAAAAAACCGGGCTGGAAAAAAGAAGTGGCACGACAGATACTGCCGCTAAAGCATGATGCTTCCATGTTGTTGTCATTATTATTAATCCTTGGGCAATTCAATCCGCCCACATTTTGCCTTAATTTGCTCTAAAACCAAAACCCGACACAACAATCGCTGAAATTAGCGCTATTGTGGGGTATGATTTGCTGCATAATAATGTACAAAATCGACCTTAAACCTCACACATGTCATAGGAAATACCATGCAGACTTTGGCACAAACCCTTAGCGCACAATCCGTAAACTCGTCTTTAACCCAATTATTATTCACCTTAGCGGACACCTCAAAAGCCATTAGTGTTGCGGTTCGGCGCGGCGCCTTAGCAGGCGTTTTAGGCGCAACCGATCAAGAAAACGTTCAAGGCGAAACCCAGAAAAAACTGGATGTGATCACCAATGACATGCTTAAAAATGCTCTCAAAACCGATGGCCATGTTCGCGGTTTAGCCTCAGAAGAAGAGGATTACGTGGTTGAAGTTAATACTCAAGGTGAGTACCTAGTGTGTTTTGACCCGCTCGATGGCTCATCAAATATTGATATTAACTCATTAGTGGGCACCATTTTTTCAATCTTGCCAGCACCTACCGGTGCGCTAAATGAGCAAAGCTTTTTACAAGCTGGCCGTCAACAAGTGGCGGCGGGTTATGTATTATATGGCCCATCAACCATGATGGCGTTAACCACTGGCCAAGGCACCCAGTTTTATACTCTTGATCCCGACAGCCAAGAATTTTTACTCACCGATGATAACGTTCAAATCACCCCAGACACGGCTGAGTTTGCCATTAACATGTCAAACCAACGTTTTTGGGAAGCGCCAGTGCAAACCTACATTGCCGATTTATTACTCGGGGAAATAGGCCCACGCGAGCAATCATTTAACATGCGTTGGATTGCTGCAATGGTAGGTGATGTGCATCGTGTATTGTGCCGTGGTGGTATTTTTACCTATCCTACCGATAATAAAAATCCAGCCAGACCATTCAAATTGCGCTTAATGTACGAAGCTAACCCAATGGCATTGCTGGTTGAGCAAGCTGGCGGAAAAGCTTCAACGGGTTATGAAACGATTTTGGATATTCAGCCAACGGCAATCCACCAGCGTGTTGCGGTAATTTTAGGCAGCGCCAACGAAGTGGACACCTGCTTGAGCTACCACGGTATTGATTACAGCGAAGAGCCATCAATTGATTAATTAAGTATGTTATAGAAAAACCGCCTGTTGGCGGTTTTTTCATTTCTGCGCTGCAGTTGAACTCATTGATGATCTGACTGAAGCGAATAAACACAGTTAACCAAAATACAAATTTGAATCATTAGGCAAGAGTAAAGAAGCATTTCTTTACAATAACTTAAATACCCACTACGTTATTGAAAGGATATTAATAAAGGACTATAACGATGCCGCCCGCCAGATCATCGAATAAAAATAAATATATTGCGGCGTTTTTACTTTTACTGCTTATTAGCATGAGTGCTTATGCTTATCTGATGCCCACTAAAGCCCCAGCAATAGAAACTGGCACTATTTTAGTGCTTCCAGTGCAACTGGCAACAGGCAGCACAGACTCGCAATGGAATCCCTATGCCGCGATGGATGTGCTTATCAATCAGCTAAATGTCGGTGTTAGTTACCCATTACTGCAAACCGAAGATATTATCAATATCATCTCGCTTATCTCTAATGATCACTTGAGCCAAGCTGTCGATATTAAGCAATTAATGGCCGTCTCCGGCGCGGGATTAGTGATTGAATCCCGTATTACCAGCGCCAATAATCAATATCAATTAGCGTTTACATTACATCAGCAGCATAATACAGAAGCGGGCGTCGTTAACGCTTCAAGTATCGAGCAAGCTATATTAGCAACATCAAGCTTGATTACTCAGCAGCTCAATCCACAACACAATCCACAACACAACCCACAACACAATAAGACAGCAACTCAATACCATTCACGCTATAGTACACCGCTGTTGTTCAGTGCAATGACACAGCTACAACTTGGTGACACTAAGGCTGCTGAGCAGCACTTATCCAAGCTCATACACTCCACACCCGACAACTTAGTTGCCATGCGTCTACTGGCCAGCATCCAATTGCAGCAACATCAATATGAACAGCTTAATACCACATTGATAGCAGCAATCGACCAAGCTACACATCAGCAAGATGAGCGAGAGCTAGCCAGACTCAGATTGTTATTAGCGCAAAGCTACACCGAAACCGACAGGATAGAACAAGCATTAGGCGTACTTACCATTGCAAAAACCAATGCTGCTAAAGTGAAAGACTGGCTAACATTGGGCTATATTTCACAGCTTGCAGGCATGATAAACCAGCGCATAGGTCGTAATGATAAAGCCAGGGAGCAGTTTAAAAAAGCCATTGAATATCATCAAATGATGAACTATCCCATCGGGCAAACACAGGCGTTGAATGAATTGGCAGAACTTGAGGTGATTGAGTTCAACTACCCACAAGCTTACCGCTATATTAATCGCTCTTATGAACAAGTTGCTCATCGCGGTTTAGATCATTTAGAAAAGTCTACATTCAAGATTATGACCAAGATAGAAAATAAAATGCAGCATAGATAGCATCTACTATATTCGACACAACAGGTTCGTAAACATAAGACCTTAAACATAACACTTTAAACATAACACCTTAGACATAAAAATGGCCTGCTATGCAGGCCATTTTATTAATACAGCTAAACGAATCTTATACTTTCTCAGCTGCAATTTTTGCAGTCTCAAGCTGATGCGCTTGTTCAGTTTGATCGACAATGGTTAATACCGCAGTATCACCAACCACGTTACATGAGGTTAATACCATATCGATAATACGGTCTAGTGCAGCCACAATGACAAATGCCTCTACTGGTAAGCCTAATTGGTAAATCAGTACCCCAATCATCACCATACCACCACCAGGCACACCACCTGCACCCACTGACAATAAAAACACACTAAACAGTAACGACGGGATTTGATCATTGCTGATTGGCATACCAAAGGCGTTAGCCACAAAGAATATCGCAATAGTAATGTAAATCGACACCCCGCCCATGTTCATGGTTGCACCCAGTGGCACACCAAAACCAGCCACCGCTTGACTCACACCTAGCTTGTCAGTAAGGGTACGCATGGTTACCGGAATAGTGGCGTTTGAGCTAGCGGTAGACAATGAGAATAGTATTTGTTCTTGGGTTTTTTCTCTGAACGTTTTCGCTGAAATAGGGGTGAATAGGCTGACAGCAAATGGATATACGATAAAAATCCAAATCAATAATAGGGCTAAAATAAGCACTAAATATTCAACAACACTGACAAAAATTTCAGGTTCTAAGGTTGCACCTAATTTAAACATCAAGGCAAATACCCCGTATGGCGCTAAACTCATTACCACCGAAATTAAGCGCATCATGATTTTATTGGCAGTTTGAAACCCTTTTACCGCCCCCTCAACGGAATGCCCCAATGATTTGATCACGCCGCCTATTAATAGCGCCATAAAAATCACTTGCAGCATATTGCCAGAGGTGAAGGCTGAAAAAGGATTATTTGGCACTATACTGACAATTAACGACATTAAATCTGGCAGTTCTGTCGCGGTAATATCCAGCGAACCGCTGCTCGACATATCCACCCCTTTACCGGGTTCAAATACCATCGCGACGGTAAATGCAGCTAAAATGGCTATCATGGTATTGATAATATAAAAGCCAAAGGTTTTACCACCTAAACGGCCAAAGCTTTTTAAATCTTGTAACTCACACACACCGCAGACAATACTCACAAACACCAGTGGGACCACTAGCATCATGATCATATTGACAAACATAGTGCCGACACCACTTGCCAGACTCACTAATGTGCCACCAAAAAAAGCATTATCGGCTAATAAAAACTGCACAATACTGCCAAGCACAACCCCTAGAAATAGA from Shewanella psychromarinicola includes the following:
- a CDS encoding site-2 protease family protein is translated as MELLNIECLGKRLRLEGSIAGWQQLYWDNQLVSQKSASASDQAFHIHSFELTTHTSVPTETNTNDDETVKPSIGSLPVRLEIDVNWQPFQLDYCLLIDDETITQGQRTVEEIERQTPEVAAVKTQKISVVGLASLGFKLLKSAKVVKVLFAGASVAAYSWLFSFQFALALIGCLMFHEYGHIRAMKHFGMKTKGIYLIPFVGGLALSDERINTRWQDVYISIMGPTFGLILSIICVGLYWITGNIFFAGLAAFNALLNLFNLLPILPLDGGHILKSISFSMNSLIGLVACAAGAAIGVFISYSLGLALLGFLLLIGSIEIIVEWRGRHQSHLLPLDRYGQIFSTVWYLLTVASLVGIIWYFAASGDEMLAIPLQILGS
- a CDS encoding succinylglutamate desuccinylase/aspartoacylase family protein, whose product is MTKAIQSSVQVGELATGQALTVPLYTFSGSELFSPSVYIQANVHGAEVQGNAVIYQLMTLLEGYQVLGDITLAPLANPLGINQKSGEFTLGRFDPITGVNWNREYFDHNIKVQAWYTEHQHLNDNELFQAYRSMLVGACQARLELPFGLSTGHRLAVSLQTMAHQADIVLDLHTGPKSCKHLYCPEYDADAARFFSIPYTLIMPNSFGGAMDEATFCPWWQLTEYAASQGREFSVPVSAFTLELASQERIDLADALEDAKGILAYLSYRGVIAEKVTPADMPRFGCYLCDYKKFHAPKAGLIEYRAVLGEPLAAGQPLVNILRIDLYGTEQAYQAISLPMDCVPILHFASASVHQGTELYKVMTKVFSITH
- the lysC gene encoding lysine-sensitive aspartokinase 3 translates to MSIISETVVLETVVPEIATSELVVAKFGGTSVADYASMSRCANIVLANQATRLVVVSASSGVTNLLVELTQANVNDERRLVLLKQIAQIQYAILDELGRPQDVAASIDKILSRMSVLSESLELDRSKAIMDELLSTGEQCSSILFSAVIREKGTASNHFDVRQVLRTDSYFGRAEPQIEVISTLAGDFLKPLLARYIIVTQGFIGADDSGRTTTLGRGGSDYSAALLAEALRATAVEIWTDVAGIYTTDPRLAPNARPIAEISFNEAAEMATFGAKVLHPATILPAVRQKIQVFVGSSKAPEMGGTWIRHQVDDTPVFRAVALRRDQTLLNLHSLQMLHAQGFLAETFATLARHKISVDLITTSEVNVALTLDKTGSDSSGHGLLSESLLQELSQHCGVRVEENLALIAIIGNRIASTAGVCSRVFKVLENHNVRMICQGASPHNLCVLVAESEAAQVVNALHQNLFE
- a CDS encoding DUF3293 domain-containing protein: MENVIDTLWYEYQTTHFLFTQRLSNDFPFAIVTAHNPRGTSLSPSQNRLLDHQLQSKIQQYNRPYRALIGAAADWSHMEKSWAVFIDKEQAVELGREFNQHAIYYVNQGLISLVACLDTIKPDVEMGAFNQRLRLVNELPEISFYTG
- the arcA gene encoding two-component system response regulator ArcA yields the protein MQNPHILIVEDEAVTRNTLRSIFEAEGYVVTEANDGAEMHRAMQENKINLVVMDINLPGKNGLLLARELREINNIGLIFLTGRDNEVDKILGLEIGADDYITKPFNPRELTIRARNLLTRVNNAAAETEEKGSVEFYRFNGWSLEINSRSLVTPQGESYKLPRSEFRAMLHFVENPGKILTRADLLLKMTGRELKPHDRTVDVTIRRIRKHFESLPDTPEIIATIHGEGYRFCGDLEA
- a CDS encoding S9 family peptidase, with protein sequence MTTTWKHHALAAVSVVPLLFSSPVFSVTANVKGSIMNSSTTATLTAIPGNNMPLTIERINASPALAGSSPRGLALSPNGKRVTYLSSRADNQHFYDLWQMDIATGKRSVLINAEQLDAGELSDEEKARRERQRIYGQGIMEYFWSEDSQHILIPAAGKLYLFDVPTNNVVELAIGAGFATDARLSPKGHFVSFVRDQNLFILALDTHKVSALTTDGKGPIKNAMAEFVAQEEMDRMTGYWWAPDESAIAFTRIDETGVELVTRNEIYADGIKLTEQRYPYAGKANVEIELGVVSLKDRSINWIDLGKQKDMYLPRVDWLPDSQRVSFQWQSRDQQTLDLRIVSITKPKQVTTVIEEHSNAWVNLNNDLHFLKQQSAFIWGSERDGFHHLYLFDLQGKQLKQLTQGDWTVDALEFVDEATGWVYFSGRKNSVVERHLYRVNLKQGMDSIERISQASGMHEAVFADKKPVYLDYFSSLQQPPQISLHNDTGKHLAWVEQNEIDNNHPLNDYAGLWQMPEFGQVTAEDNQALQYRLFKPVPFDAAKQYPVVVRVYGGPHAQLVVNSWSEADYFTQYLLQQGYVVFQLDNRGSAHRGTQFEHVIYQNMGDAEVSDQKVGVDYLRSLPFVDGDNIAIYGHSYGGYMALMSQFKAPGYFKAAIAGAPVTDWRLYDTHYTERYMGNPETNKQGYDASSILPYVKDYQSGLLMYHGMADDNVLFENSTRVYKALQDEGKLFQMMDYPGSKHSMRGEKVRNYLYKSLAAFLDQQLK
- a CDS encoding class 1 fructose-bisphosphatase, with product MQTLAQTLSAQSVNSSLTQLLFTLADTSKAISVAVRRGALAGVLGATDQENVQGETQKKLDVITNDMLKNALKTDGHVRGLASEEEDYVVEVNTQGEYLVCFDPLDGSSNIDINSLVGTIFSILPAPTGALNEQSFLQAGRQQVAAGYVLYGPSTMMALTTGQGTQFYTLDPDSQEFLLTDDNVQITPDTAEFAINMSNQRFWEAPVQTYIADLLLGEIGPREQSFNMRWIAAMVGDVHRVLCRGGIFTYPTDNKNPARPFKLRLMYEANPMALLVEQAGGKASTGYETILDIQPTAIHQRVAVILGSANEVDTCLSYHGIDYSEEPSID